Proteins from one Catenulispora sp. EB89 genomic window:
- a CDS encoding glycosyltransferase: MTAFGFLSTYPPTQCGVATFSAALLKHLTPQGSGDRAAVVRIVDAAQPAVYPDVVAQLVNGSPEGPAAVARVLDRFDVAIVQHEYGIYGGRDGADVIQVLTHLNVPAIVVLHTVLSAPSPHQRQVLERIADAAAAVVVMSDTAARLLNESYLVDARKVSVIPHGAPGVRRLSPPAAFDPFAPPAPSRPRPTILTWGLIGPGKGIEWAIEAFAGLAGVDPAPRYLIAGRTHPKVLARDGEAYRDSLKARAQALGVSADVEFDPAYRTTAALTDLVRQADVVLLPYDSTEQATSGVLIEAVAARRPIVATRFPHAVELLADGAGLLVPHRDVAATTEALRSVLTRPGLAAAMTAASGRVAPALEWSAVAASYRALAASLIGARAKATA; encoded by the coding sequence ATGACCGCTTTTGGATTCCTCAGTACGTACCCGCCCACCCAATGCGGTGTGGCGACCTTCAGCGCGGCGCTGCTGAAGCACCTCACGCCCCAGGGCTCGGGCGACCGGGCCGCCGTCGTCCGGATCGTCGACGCCGCGCAGCCGGCGGTCTACCCGGACGTGGTCGCGCAGCTGGTCAACGGCTCGCCGGAGGGGCCGGCCGCGGTGGCGCGGGTGCTCGACCGCTTCGACGTCGCCATCGTGCAGCACGAGTACGGCATCTACGGCGGCCGTGACGGCGCGGACGTTATCCAGGTCCTGACCCACCTGAACGTTCCGGCGATCGTGGTGCTGCACACGGTGCTTTCCGCCCCCTCGCCGCACCAGCGGCAGGTGCTGGAGCGGATCGCGGACGCCGCCGCGGCGGTCGTGGTCATGTCCGACACGGCCGCCCGGCTGCTGAACGAGTCCTACCTCGTCGACGCCCGCAAGGTCTCGGTGATCCCGCACGGCGCGCCCGGCGTCCGGCGGCTGTCCCCGCCGGCGGCGTTCGACCCGTTCGCCCCGCCCGCGCCGAGCCGCCCGCGCCCGACGATCCTGACCTGGGGCCTGATCGGACCCGGCAAGGGCATCGAATGGGCGATCGAGGCGTTCGCCGGCCTGGCCGGCGTCGATCCGGCGCCGCGCTACCTGATCGCGGGCCGGACCCACCCCAAGGTCCTGGCCCGGGACGGCGAGGCGTACCGGGACTCCCTGAAGGCCCGAGCGCAGGCCCTGGGCGTGTCCGCCGACGTCGAATTCGATCCCGCCTACCGCACCACCGCCGCGCTGACCGACCTCGTCCGGCAGGCCGACGTCGTGCTGCTGCCCTACGACTCGACCGAGCAGGCCACCTCGGGCGTGCTCATCGAGGCCGTCGCCGCCCGCCGCCCGATCGTGGCCACCCGGTTCCCGCACGCGGTGGAACTGCTGGCCGACGGCGCCGGCCTGCTGGTGCCGCACCGGGACGTCGCCGCCACGACCGAGGCCCTGCGCTCGGTGCTGACCCGCCCCGGGCTGGCGGCGGCGATGACCGCGGCGTCCGGCCGCGTCGCCCCGGCCCTGGAATGGTCCGCGGTCGCGGCCTCCTACCGCGCGCTGGCCGCCTCGCTGATCGGCGCTCGGGCCAAGGCCACCGCGTGA
- a CDS encoding BBE domain-containing protein, giving the protein MVDHLSAVDIVTWNASSKSAELHHVSAASSSSDERDLFWALQGAGCGNFGVILRYYFDALPDAPEFASIYTLSWDWTAIDAQSFANLLAEYAEFVQSLPETDFSLLKLMHVSAGQIGMVVQAVSPAGATLLEHRAEVERRYGEARTRFGAIVEPAPLRYPLGGHPGWTTSVVGNDSVQNVTYLEALQTMNSSGPNQFGKYKSAYMNRGFPSNQVAAIYHWLHTTPNGVSESDMSQSLLQVDSYGGAINRVASTATAVPQRDAIMKLQYQTYWLNASRPGEGAQPPYDVQTDAHLRWINDFYREVYVEYGGTPDPANDPTGTVAGAYYNYPDNVLGTHSKGDVDHALWLYFLDNFRKNPRNLVAVKRRWDPADVFHHEQSIPVV; this is encoded by the coding sequence ATGGTCGATCATCTCAGTGCGGTCGACATCGTGACGTGGAACGCGTCGTCGAAGAGTGCTGAGCTGCATCACGTGTCGGCGGCGAGTTCGTCGAGTGACGAACGAGATCTCTTCTGGGCTCTGCAAGGGGCTGGGTGCGGAAACTTCGGCGTCATTCTGCGCTACTACTTCGACGCGCTGCCCGACGCCCCGGAGTTCGCCTCGATCTACACCCTGTCATGGGACTGGACGGCGATCGATGCGCAATCCTTCGCGAACTTGCTCGCTGAATACGCGGAGTTCGTACAGAGCCTGCCCGAGACCGATTTCAGCTTGTTGAAGCTGATGCACGTGTCGGCCGGGCAGATCGGGATGGTCGTGCAAGCCGTGTCCCCCGCAGGGGCGACGCTGCTCGAACACCGGGCCGAGGTCGAGCGTCGGTATGGGGAGGCGCGCACGCGTTTCGGGGCGATCGTCGAACCCGCGCCGCTGCGGTACCCGCTCGGCGGGCATCCGGGGTGGACGACGTCGGTCGTGGGGAACGACAGCGTGCAGAACGTCACGTATCTCGAGGCGCTGCAGACCATGAACAGCTCGGGGCCGAACCAGTTCGGGAAGTACAAGTCCGCGTATATGAATAGGGGTTTCCCGTCGAATCAGGTCGCTGCGATCTACCACTGGCTCCACACGACTCCGAACGGCGTCTCGGAGTCGGACATGAGCCAGAGCCTGCTCCAGGTGGACAGCTACGGAGGGGCCATCAACCGGGTCGCCTCCACCGCGACGGCGGTGCCGCAGCGCGACGCGATCATGAAGCTCCAGTACCAGACGTACTGGCTCAACGCCTCGCGCCCCGGCGAGGGAGCCCAGCCCCCGTACGACGTCCAGACCGACGCACACCTGCGGTGGATCAACGACTTCTACCGGGAGGTCTACGTGGAGTACGGCGGGACCCCCGACCCGGCCAACGACCCGACGGGCACGGTCGCGGGCGCGTACTACAACTACCCGGACAACGTCCTCGGCACCCACTCCAAGGGCGACGTCGACCACGCGCTGTGGCTGTACTTCCTCGACAACTTCCGCAAGAACCCGCGGAACCTGGTCGCGGTGAAGCGGCGGTGGGATCCGGCGGATGTCTTCCATCACGAGCAGTCGATTCCGGTGGTTTGA
- a CDS encoding SpoIIE family protein phosphatase produces MATAECVVDAQGRVTRWNQGAQSLLGYPAAEIVGHPAAELMAEPASKADFLHAVGTDPERWSGELALRHRDGRRVDVVVVAHHGAPGSGPDAWRVVSPLDGTQPRPEDDDLAHWALDQLPRCSVSLYDADLRYRRSNQSMETVVGLPDAAIRGLPIHDITTQPQTSALADGLRSAVDSGEPCRLESFQRTGGQRRSHAWSVDFAPLKDPGGEVRGVALVAHDITEQYWARKRLVLLNEAASRIGSTLDVAQTARELMEVTVPELADFASVDLLTALESDAEVGEEALHGTVTLRRVAHRFAPGSSPALKTVLDIGVADSYPEFTPPARALAGGAGVLSNAEDAEFVEWMRTDSVRAARIREQGYHSMLAVPLRARGATLGVAVFYRRSRQDRMERFDHDDLLLAEELSARAAVAIDNARRYTRERETALSLQRSLLPRRFPDHSAVEVATRYLPAGAQPGIGGDWFDVITLSGARVALVVGDVVGHGIQASATMGRLRTAVRTLADVDLPPDELLTHLDDLVVRLSDEAEAGAGAATTGNGAARVGSEVGATCCYAVYDPVSRTCTLASAGHPPPVIVPPGGPATVLPISVGPPLGIGGLPFEATVVELAEHSVLALYSDGLIETRERDLDEGMAKLCDVLNAADGPLDESCDAVLSTLITGRPQDDVALLLTRTRALDAGRVAAWDVVSDPVAVSQTRKDVSGRLSAWGLEDLSFATELIVSELVTNAIRYGAPPITLRLIQDNTLICEVSDCSSTAPHLRRARVFDEGGRGLMLVAQFARSWGTRHTPTGKTIWAEQNLMPTE; encoded by the coding sequence ATGGCGACAGCCGAGTGCGTCGTCGACGCCCAAGGCCGGGTGACGCGCTGGAACCAGGGTGCGCAAAGCCTGCTCGGCTACCCGGCCGCCGAGATCGTCGGCCACCCCGCCGCCGAACTGATGGCCGAACCCGCCTCAAAGGCGGATTTCCTGCACGCCGTCGGCACCGACCCCGAACGCTGGAGCGGCGAGCTCGCGCTGCGCCACCGCGACGGCCGGCGCGTCGACGTGGTCGTCGTCGCGCACCACGGCGCCCCGGGATCCGGCCCGGACGCCTGGCGCGTCGTCAGCCCCCTGGACGGCACGCAGCCGCGCCCCGAGGACGACGACCTCGCACACTGGGCCCTCGACCAACTACCGCGCTGTTCCGTCTCCCTCTACGACGCAGACCTCAGATACCGCCGCTCCAACCAGTCCATGGAAACCGTCGTCGGCCTGCCGGACGCCGCGATCCGAGGCCTCCCCATCCACGACATCACCACGCAGCCGCAGACGTCGGCCCTGGCCGACGGCCTGCGCAGTGCCGTCGACAGCGGTGAACCCTGCCGCCTGGAAAGCTTCCAGCGCACCGGCGGACAACGGCGCTCGCACGCGTGGTCCGTCGACTTCGCGCCGCTCAAGGACCCCGGCGGCGAGGTGCGAGGAGTGGCGCTCGTCGCCCACGACATCACCGAGCAGTACTGGGCCCGCAAACGCCTCGTCCTGCTCAACGAGGCCGCCAGCCGCATCGGCAGCACGCTGGACGTCGCGCAGACCGCGCGGGAGCTGATGGAGGTGACGGTTCCGGAGCTGGCGGACTTCGCAAGCGTCGACCTCCTCACGGCTCTGGAGAGCGATGCAGAAGTGGGGGAGGAGGCTCTGCACGGCACCGTCACGTTGCGCCGCGTCGCGCACCGCTTCGCCCCCGGCAGCAGCCCGGCGCTGAAGACCGTGCTCGACATCGGCGTCGCGGACAGCTATCCCGAGTTCACACCTCCGGCGCGCGCCCTCGCCGGCGGTGCGGGAGTTCTGAGCAACGCCGAGGACGCCGAGTTCGTGGAGTGGATGCGTACGGACTCGGTGCGCGCCGCTCGGATCCGCGAGCAGGGGTACCACTCGATGCTGGCCGTGCCGCTGCGTGCCCGAGGCGCGACGTTGGGCGTCGCAGTGTTCTACCGCCGCAGTCGTCAGGACCGGATGGAACGGTTCGACCACGACGACCTGCTTCTCGCCGAGGAACTTTCGGCGCGCGCGGCGGTGGCGATCGACAACGCGCGCAGATACACGCGCGAGCGCGAGACGGCTCTGTCGCTGCAACGCAGCCTTCTGCCTCGGCGGTTTCCCGACCACAGCGCGGTCGAGGTCGCCACCCGGTATCTGCCGGCGGGGGCGCAGCCGGGGATCGGGGGCGACTGGTTCGACGTGATCACGCTGTCCGGGGCGCGGGTCGCGCTGGTCGTCGGCGACGTCGTCGGGCACGGTATTCAGGCCTCGGCGACGATGGGGCGGCTGCGCACGGCGGTGCGGACGCTGGCCGACGTGGACCTGCCGCCCGACGAGTTGCTGACGCATCTTGACGACCTGGTCGTGCGGTTGTCCGACGAAGCCGAGGCCGGAGCCGGGGCCGCGACCACGGGGAACGGTGCCGCGCGCGTCGGCAGCGAGGTCGGCGCCACCTGCTGCTACGCCGTGTACGACCCGGTGTCCCGCACCTGCACCCTGGCCAGCGCCGGCCACCCGCCGCCGGTCATCGTGCCGCCGGGCGGCCCGGCCACGGTGCTGCCGATCTCGGTCGGGCCGCCGCTCGGCATCGGCGGCCTGCCCTTCGAGGCGACGGTCGTCGAGTTGGCGGAGCACAGCGTCCTGGCCCTTTACTCCGACGGTCTCATCGAGACCAGGGAGCGTGACCTCGACGAGGGGATGGCGAAGCTGTGCGACGTCCTCAACGCTGCCGACGGGCCGTTGGACGAGTCGTGCGACGCCGTGCTGAGCACGTTGATCACCGGCCGACCGCAGGACGACGTCGCGCTGCTCCTCACGCGTACCCGGGCGTTGGACGCGGGGCGGGTTGCGGCGTGGGACGTGGTGTCGGATCCGGTCGCGGTCAGCCAGACCCGGAAGGACGTCAGCGGGCGGTTGTCCGCGTGGGGTTTGGAGGACCTGAGCTTTGCCACCGAGCTGATCGTCAGCGAGCTCGTGACCAACGCGATCCGTTACGGGGCACCACCGATTACTTTGCGGCTGATCCAGGACAACACTCTCATCTGCGAGGTGTCCGACTGCAGCAGTACCGCTCCGCACCTGCGCCGTGCGCGCGTGTTCGACGAGGGCGGTCGAGGCCTGATGCTCGTCGCCCAGTTCGCGCGGAGCTGGGGGACCCGGCACACGCCTACCGGGAAGACGATCTGGGCCGAGCAGAACCTGATGCCCACTGAGTGA
- a CDS encoding DUF1003 domain-containing protein, with protein sequence MSVSDPSRHHPAVAAHHATRAADVQLRIADAITKFAGSMMFVYLHAVIFVGWMLFVETNPWPTLTLVVSLEAIFLSTFVMIGQNRQASFQQAKADHDFVESELELKSNTDLTRAIHAMTTELHNRLPAGSETR encoded by the coding sequence ATGAGCGTTTCCGACCCGTCCCGACACCATCCAGCCGTCGCCGCGCACCACGCCACCAGGGCTGCCGACGTCCAGCTGCGCATCGCCGACGCGATCACCAAGTTCGCCGGCTCCATGATGTTCGTCTACCTGCACGCGGTGATCTTCGTCGGCTGGATGCTGTTCGTCGAGACCAACCCCTGGCCCACGCTGACCCTGGTGGTGTCCCTGGAGGCGATCTTCCTGTCGACGTTCGTCATGATCGGCCAGAACCGGCAGGCGTCCTTCCAACAGGCCAAGGCCGACCACGACTTCGTCGAGTCGGAACTGGAGCTCAAGTCCAACACCGACCTGACCCGGGCCATCCACGCCATGACCACCGAGCTCCACAACCGGCTGCCGGCGGGATCGGAAACGCGATAG
- a CDS encoding sigma-70 family RNA polymerase sigma factor, whose product MADNLDPHLILAAQRGDQQALDALIAAYLPLVYNIVGRALQGHADVDDVVQETMLRVVNGLAGLRDPAAFRSWLVSIAIREVRDSRNRSRSRSQNQSRQRPVGGDSGYGGGLEELQGVADPGADFVDLTILRLGLSDQRRETAEATRWLDEADRDLLALWWLEAAGQITRGELAAALEETPAYAAVRVQRMKAQLETARAVVRAVWATPRCGGLDAAIRDWDGRPSPLWRKRLARHVRECGECSEFQRGLVPAESLLAGVALLPLPLTLTGAYLGGRAWRKPARRHPNVGRSLLPTSKLVVASAAVAVLGVSAAIAMAGSGSTTSPNAGPVADRSTVGGVAGTSAASPAPTSLATPTPASSTPAPGTPTPAASATSTSPSPSPSVRPSVTPAGPVYGQTVDTVDAAPDRLAKPGPLPRRPETVPITATGNYSQPFKGSLGGTYLMFWNGQSVTITGTGYFRVRYEIAWFNRVGGMVMPTWTGLRGKLFHVASGGGRRMDDNGAGQPTDVTWMGNPKAGYITLPPGAQQMWNNEFFYLDGTVTLHETEGYADYNLSVTPFTWAQVTQDIDAAPDGHGIVRYGLVRDTGTDAAPVPQYLTRATPAKPTDVPQRSEVGAGS is encoded by the coding sequence ATGGCGGACAATCTCGATCCACACCTGATCCTCGCTGCTCAGCGTGGCGACCAGCAGGCGCTCGACGCGTTGATCGCCGCGTACCTGCCGCTGGTCTACAACATCGTCGGCCGTGCGCTGCAGGGGCACGCGGATGTGGACGACGTGGTCCAGGAGACGATGCTGAGGGTGGTCAACGGCCTGGCCGGGCTGCGTGACCCGGCGGCGTTCCGGTCCTGGCTGGTGTCGATCGCCATCCGCGAGGTGCGGGACAGCCGGAATCGGAGCCGGAGCCGGAGCCAGAACCAGAGCCGGCAGCGGCCGGTCGGTGGTGACAGTGGCTACGGCGGCGGTCTGGAGGAATTGCAGGGCGTCGCGGATCCCGGGGCGGACTTCGTCGACCTGACGATCCTCCGGCTCGGCCTGTCCGACCAGCGGCGGGAGACTGCGGAGGCGACGCGCTGGCTGGACGAGGCGGATCGCGACCTGCTCGCGTTGTGGTGGCTGGAGGCCGCGGGTCAGATCACGCGCGGCGAGCTGGCGGCGGCGTTGGAGGAGACGCCTGCGTACGCCGCGGTGCGGGTGCAGCGGATGAAGGCGCAGCTGGAGACGGCTCGGGCGGTGGTGCGCGCGGTGTGGGCGACGCCGCGGTGCGGAGGGTTGGACGCGGCGATCCGGGACTGGGACGGGCGTCCGTCGCCGCTGTGGCGCAAGCGCCTGGCCCGGCATGTACGGGAGTGCGGTGAGTGTTCGGAGTTCCAGCGGGGATTGGTGCCGGCCGAGAGCTTGCTGGCCGGGGTCGCTTTGCTGCCGCTGCCGCTCACGCTCACGGGTGCGTATCTCGGCGGCCGCGCCTGGCGGAAGCCGGCACGGCGGCATCCGAACGTCGGCCGGTCCTTGCTGCCGACGAGCAAGCTGGTCGTCGCCTCGGCGGCGGTCGCGGTTCTGGGGGTGAGCGCCGCGATCGCGATGGCGGGCAGTGGGTCGACGACGTCGCCGAATGCCGGTCCGGTGGCTGACCGGTCCACGGTCGGCGGGGTGGCCGGGACGTCGGCTGCTTCGCCGGCTCCGACCAGCCTCGCGACGCCGACCCCCGCTTCATCGACGCCAGCGCCGGGCACCCCGACACCGGCGGCTTCCGCGACGAGCACGTCCCCCTCCCCTTCCCCTTCGGTGCGCCCTTCGGTGACCCCGGCGGGGCCGGTCTACGGCCAGACCGTCGACACGGTCGACGCAGCGCCCGACCGCCTCGCCAAGCCCGGACCGCTGCCCCGGCGCCCCGAAACCGTGCCGATCACCGCCACCGGCAACTACTCGCAGCCGTTCAAGGGCTCGCTCGGCGGCACGTACCTGATGTTCTGGAACGGACAGAGCGTCACGATCACCGGCACAGGCTACTTCCGCGTCCGCTACGAGATCGCGTGGTTCAACCGCGTCGGCGGGATGGTGATGCCGACCTGGACGGGCCTGCGGGGCAAGCTGTTCCACGTCGCCTCCGGCGGCGGGCGGCGCATGGACGACAACGGGGCCGGCCAGCCCACGGACGTCACCTGGATGGGCAACCCGAAGGCCGGCTACATCACGCTGCCGCCGGGCGCGCAGCAGATGTGGAACAACGAGTTCTTCTACCTCGACGGCACCGTCACCCTGCACGAGACCGAGGGCTACGCCGACTACAACCTCAGCGTGACGCCGTTCACGTGGGCGCAGGTCACCCAGGACATCGACGCCGCCCCCGACGGCCACGGCATCGTCCGCTACGGCCTGGTGCGCGACACCGGCACGGACGCGGCGCCGGTCCCGCAGTACCTCACGCGGGCCACGCCCGCCAAGCCGACGGATGTGCCTCAGCGTTCGGAGGTGGGTGCAGGGTCCTGA
- a CDS encoding glycoside hydrolase family 99-like domain-containing protein gives MADEADEGTDGGAHDVSPLEVVAFFLPQFHPIPENDRWWGPGFTEWTHAAAARPLFDGHLQPRLPADLGFYDLRLRESRRAQWELAAEYGVSALCYWHYWFGGVRLLERPETDLLNDPGLPHRYCLAWANQSWTGVWHGRGDEVLQRQDYPGEADDIEHFKCLLPHFTDERYLTVDGRPVFYLFRPDDIPDLPRLVALWRRMATDAGLPGLYLVGDADGAWVHTPDPQLDAAVFNPAPPPAGHPLEAAFGGTPLHEAPRTYRYDGIYADWLLDGCGAPIRRHPCVVPGFDNTPRSGRRGVLLHDPDPEIFEAAVTKAARREQEMPGPRMVFVKSWNEWAEGSVMEPDRHFGRGFLRALRRGLDAAGR, from the coding sequence ATGGCTGACGAGGCTGATGAGGGTACTGATGGCGGGGCCCACGACGTCTCTCCTCTTGAGGTCGTGGCCTTCTTCCTCCCGCAGTTCCACCCGATCCCGGAGAACGACCGCTGGTGGGGACCGGGCTTCACCGAGTGGACGCACGCGGCGGCGGCGCGTCCACTGTTCGACGGCCATCTCCAGCCGCGCCTACCCGCCGACCTGGGGTTCTACGACCTGCGGCTGCGCGAGAGCCGCCGGGCCCAGTGGGAGCTCGCCGCCGAGTACGGCGTGAGCGCGCTGTGCTACTGGCACTACTGGTTCGGCGGCGTGCGGCTGCTGGAGCGCCCCGAGACGGACCTGCTGAACGACCCGGGCCTGCCGCACCGGTACTGCCTGGCGTGGGCGAACCAGTCCTGGACCGGCGTCTGGCACGGCCGCGGCGACGAGGTGCTGCAACGCCAGGACTACCCGGGCGAAGCCGACGACATCGAGCACTTCAAGTGCCTGCTCCCGCACTTCACGGACGAGCGCTACCTGACCGTCGACGGCCGCCCGGTGTTCTACCTCTTCCGCCCCGACGACATCCCCGACCTCCCCCGCCTGGTCGCACTGTGGCGCCGGATGGCCACCGATGCCGGCCTGCCCGGCCTGTACCTGGTCGGCGACGCCGACGGCGCCTGGGTGCACACCCCCGACCCGCAGCTGGACGCGGCGGTGTTCAACCCCGCGCCGCCGCCCGCCGGCCACCCGCTGGAGGCGGCGTTCGGCGGCACGCCGCTGCACGAGGCGCCCCGGACGTACCGCTACGACGGGATCTACGCGGACTGGCTGTTGGACGGGTGCGGCGCGCCGATCCGGCGGCATCCGTGCGTCGTGCCAGGCTTCGACAACACCCCGCGTTCAGGGCGACGCGGTGTACTGCTGCACGATCCCGATCCGGAGATCTTCGAGGCCGCGGTGACGAAGGCGGCACGCCGGGAGCAGGAGATGCCGGGGCCGCGGATGGTGTTCGTCAAGTCGTGGAACGAATGGGCCGAGGGCTCGGTGATGGAGCCGGACCGGCACTTCGGGCGGGGGTTCCTGCGGGCGCTGCGGCGGGGGCTGGACGCTGCGGGCCGCTGA
- the atpA gene encoding F0F1 ATP synthase subunit alpha, protein MTELTIRPQEIRDALERFVDSYKTTTAPRDEVGSVTVIGDGIAKVDGLPSAMTNELLKFEDGTLGIALNLDVREIGVVVLGDYERIAEGQSVRRTGEILSTPVGDKFMGRVVNPLGEPIDGLGPIEAEGTRILELQAPGVMARQSVKEPLQTGIKAIDSMTPIGRGQRQLIIGDRQTGKTAVAVDTIINQKQNWASGDPKKQVRCIYVAIGQKGSTIAAVKGALEEAGAMEYTTIVASPASDPAGFKYLAPYTGSAIGQHWMYDGKHVLIVFDDLTKQAEAYRSMSLLLRRPPGREAYPGDVFYLHSRLLERCAKLSDDMGAGSMTGLPVIETKANDISAFIPTNVISITDGQCFFETDLFNSGVRPAINVGTSVSRVGGSAQVRAMRSVSGSLRVDLAQFRDLEAFAAFASDLDDASKAQLSRGQRMVELLKQGQYEPYPVEEQVASIWIGTSGSIDDVPVADVRRFEKEFISFLKTDHAGVLATIRETGQLSDDTVTAFKDGVAQFKRGFELGDGTLLADQSKVDAMDEDDVGQLTVAKHVKAR, encoded by the coding sequence ATGACGGAACTCACGATCCGTCCGCAGGAGATCCGCGACGCGCTGGAGCGTTTCGTCGACTCCTACAAGACGACGACGGCGCCACGGGACGAGGTCGGGTCCGTCACGGTGATCGGTGACGGCATCGCCAAGGTCGACGGTCTGCCCTCGGCCATGACCAACGAGCTGCTGAAGTTCGAGGACGGCACCCTGGGCATCGCCCTGAACCTGGACGTCCGCGAGATCGGCGTGGTCGTGCTCGGCGACTACGAGCGAATCGCAGAAGGCCAGTCCGTGCGGCGCACCGGCGAGATCCTGTCCACCCCGGTGGGTGACAAGTTCATGGGCCGGGTGGTGAACCCGCTGGGTGAGCCGATCGACGGTCTGGGTCCGATCGAGGCTGAGGGCACCCGCATCCTGGAGCTGCAGGCGCCTGGTGTCATGGCTCGGCAGTCGGTGAAGGAGCCGTTGCAGACCGGTATCAAGGCCATCGACTCGATGACCCCGATCGGCCGTGGCCAGCGTCAGCTGATCATCGGTGACCGGCAGACCGGCAAGACCGCGGTGGCTGTGGACACGATCATCAACCAGAAGCAGAACTGGGCGTCGGGCGATCCGAAGAAGCAGGTCCGCTGCATCTACGTGGCCATCGGTCAGAAGGGTTCCACCATCGCGGCCGTCAAGGGCGCGCTGGAGGAGGCCGGCGCGATGGAGTACACGACGATCGTGGCCTCCCCGGCTTCGGACCCGGCGGGTTTCAAGTACCTGGCGCCGTACACCGGCTCGGCCATCGGCCAGCACTGGATGTATGACGGCAAGCACGTTCTGATCGTTTTCGACGACTTGACCAAGCAGGCTGAGGCCTACCGGTCGATGTCGCTGCTGCTGCGTCGTCCGCCGGGGCGCGAGGCGTACCCGGGTGACGTGTTCTATCTGCACTCGCGTCTGCTGGAGCGTTGCGCGAAGCTGTCCGATGACATGGGTGCCGGTTCCATGACCGGTCTGCCGGTGATCGAGACCAAGGCGAACGACATCTCGGCGTTCATTCCGACCAACGTCATCTCCATCACCGACGGTCAGTGCTTCTTCGAGACCGACTTGTTCAACTCCGGTGTCCGTCCGGCGATCAACGTGGGTACCTCGGTGTCCCGGGTCGGTGGTTCGGCGCAGGTGCGGGCGATGCGTTCGGTGTCTGGTTCGCTGCGCGTGGACCTGGCCCAGTTCCGTGACCTGGAGGCGTTCGCTGCTTTCGCCTCGGACCTGGACGACGCCTCCAAGGCCCAGCTGTCCCGCGGCCAGCGGATGGTCGAGCTGCTCAAGCAGGGCCAGTACGAGCCGTATCCGGTGGAGGAGCAGGTGGCCTCGATCTGGATCGGCACCTCGGGCTCGATCGATGATGTGCCGGTGGCCGACGTGCGCCGCTTCGAGAAGGAGTTCATCTCCTTCCTGAAGACCGACCACGCCGGTGTGCTGGCCACGATCCGCGAGACCGGTCAGCTCTCCGACGACACCGTCACGGCGTTCAAGGACGGCGTCGCGCAGTTCAAGCGCGGCTTCGAGCTCGGCGACGGCACACTGCTGGCCGACCAGAGCAAGGTCGACGCGATGGACGAGGACGACGTCGGCCAGCTCACCGTCGCCAAGCACGTCAAGGCCCGGTGA
- a CDS encoding SigB/SigF/SigG family RNA polymerase sigma factor, protein MHRLPPGDAERAALRVAVITEYMPYARHLASRYGVRGQSAEDFLQAAYVGLVKAVDHFDPDFGAGFLAFATPTILGELKRYFRDTTWAVHVPRRVQELAGELRDATEDLSQRLHRAPTVQELAVPLGVDAAAVVDAIEASGLHALASLDVPTAVEDGGGSLLSDLLGADDRGIQNVIDRETLRPLLATLSEREKKILLMRFFRGMTQTEISAELGVSQMQVSRLLAQILGRLRAHAG, encoded by the coding sequence ATGCACCGCCTGCCCCCCGGCGACGCCGAACGGGCCGCTCTGCGGGTCGCCGTGATCACCGAGTACATGCCCTACGCGCGCCACCTGGCGTCCCGCTACGGCGTGCGCGGCCAGTCCGCGGAGGACTTCCTGCAGGCCGCCTACGTCGGCCTGGTCAAGGCGGTCGACCACTTCGACCCCGACTTCGGCGCCGGGTTCCTCGCCTTCGCCACCCCCACGATCCTCGGGGAGCTCAAGCGCTACTTCCGGGACACGACCTGGGCGGTCCACGTGCCGCGGCGGGTCCAGGAACTCGCCGGCGAGCTGCGGGACGCCACCGAGGACCTCTCGCAGCGGCTGCACCGGGCTCCGACCGTCCAGGAACTGGCGGTGCCGCTGGGCGTCGACGCGGCCGCGGTCGTCGACGCGATCGAGGCGTCCGGGCTGCACGCCCTGGCGTCCCTGGACGTGCCGACCGCCGTCGAGGACGGAGGCGGCTCTTTGCTGAGCGACCTGCTGGGCGCCGACGACCGCGGCATCCAGAACGTCATCGACCGGGAGACCCTGCGGCCGCTGCTGGCGACACTGTCCGAACGGGAGAAGAAGATCCTGCTCATGCGCTTCTTCCGGGGCATGACGCAGACCGAGATCAGCGCGGAGCTCGGAGTCTCGCAGATGCAGGTCTCCCGTCTCCTCGCCCAGATCCTCGGCCGGCTCAGAGCGCACGCCGGCTGA